In Corynebacterium endometrii, one DNA window encodes the following:
- a CDS encoding NAD(P)-dependent oxidoreductase, with amino-acid sequence MTKTVTVVGLGAMGLPMATHLASAFNVRGVDISEERLALAKDAGVECYSSAADAANGADVVLLAVRNQEQLADVLFGEQGIASRMLPGSVVLLTSTVGGAAVADAAAQLQAAGLHLVDAPVSGGPARAGDGTLLVTVGATGAAVDACRDVLEHMAGNLVIVGDEPGKGQAMKTVNQLLCGVHIAAAGEALALADSFGLDLEATLDALMSGAAASFMLGDRGPRMLEAYSERGPEVRSRLDIFVKDMGIVTEAARAANLPVPVAAAAQNQYLTGLGLGQGAEDDSTIIRVVNPKKVT; translated from the coding sequence ATGACTAAGACCGTTACGGTGGTTGGACTGGGCGCCATGGGCCTGCCCATGGCCACCCACTTAGCCTCGGCGTTTAACGTGCGTGGCGTGGATATCTCAGAAGAGCGCCTGGCGTTGGCTAAGGATGCAGGGGTGGAGTGTTATTCCTCCGCCGCAGATGCCGCAAACGGTGCGGATGTGGTCCTGCTGGCCGTGCGCAACCAGGAACAGTTGGCGGACGTGCTCTTTGGCGAGCAGGGTATCGCCTCCCGGATGCTGCCCGGTTCCGTGGTTCTGCTGACCTCGACCGTCGGTGGCGCCGCGGTGGCCGATGCTGCAGCCCAGCTTCAGGCCGCGGGCCTGCACCTGGTGGATGCGCCGGTCTCCGGTGGCCCCGCGCGTGCCGGCGATGGAACTCTACTAGTCACGGTCGGCGCGACCGGCGCCGCCGTGGATGCGTGCCGTGACGTGCTTGAGCATATGGCCGGCAATTTGGTGATTGTGGGTGATGAGCCAGGCAAGGGGCAGGCGATGAAGACCGTCAACCAGCTGCTGTGTGGTGTCCACATCGCCGCGGCCGGTGAGGCTTTGGCCTTGGCTGACTCGTTTGGTCTTGACCTGGAGGCCACGCTGGATGCGCTGATGTCTGGCGCAGCCGCGTCATTCATGTTGGGGGATCGCGGCCCACGCATGCTGGAAGCTTACTCAGAGCGGGGTCCGGAGGTACGTTCCCGGCTCGATATCTTCGTCAAGGACATGGGCATAGTCACCGAGGCGGCTCGCGCCGCTAACCTGCCCGTGCCGGTGGCTGCGGCCGCACAGAATCAGTACCTGACTGGCCTTGGGCTAGGCCAAGGCGCCGAGGATGACTCAACCATTATTCGTGTAGTTAACCCAAAGAAGGTGACCTAA
- a CDS encoding four-carbon acid sugar kinase family protein yields the protein MSQSLSELLKGYPAARAISAQDVRAAHAGGSVLVVLDDDPTGTQSVTGLPVITSWEEADFQWAFSQGAPAIYVMTNSRSLSPEAAERINREVARNARVAARTQGLELGFVSRSDSTLRGHFPLEPQTLIEEETAAGHTIDGVLIIPAFGDAGRVTVGGVHYAGSEESGFEPVGASEFAQDATFGYSASNLCDWVEEKTHGKTPAAEVAHLDLTTIRDGRAAELLGGISGGRYVACDAVTEEDLRAVALGVIESGKNFIYRVGPPFVRAFIGQELAAPLTAENIPVAAADRGGLVVVGSHVPTTTRQLAALLKEREATVIELDAATVLNHGEGYLDELTERVDEALKHSTVVFHTSRQLIKGKDKDESLAIARRVSEALVSVVNGVVHKAPPAFVIAKGGITSSDVASKGLEMRRATVVGPMQPGIISLWAAQDGPAQGTPYIVFAGNVGSDSSLSYVVGVCEQAAANNYRKELDND from the coding sequence GTGTCGCAATCACTCTCCGAATTACTTAAGGGGTACCCCGCAGCCAGGGCGATTAGCGCGCAGGACGTCCGTGCTGCACACGCGGGTGGATCGGTTCTCGTGGTGCTGGATGATGACCCCACGGGCACGCAATCCGTCACCGGCCTACCGGTGATTACCTCTTGGGAGGAAGCAGATTTCCAGTGGGCATTCAGTCAGGGCGCGCCTGCCATATACGTCATGACCAATTCCCGCTCCCTTAGCCCGGAGGCGGCGGAGCGGATAAACCGCGAAGTGGCGCGCAACGCACGAGTAGCCGCGCGGACCCAAGGCCTCGAGCTAGGCTTTGTCTCCCGTTCGGACTCCACCCTCCGCGGCCATTTCCCGCTCGAACCCCAAACCCTTATTGAGGAAGAAACCGCCGCAGGCCACACAATCGACGGGGTGCTCATTATCCCCGCATTCGGCGACGCGGGACGCGTAACTGTTGGCGGCGTTCACTACGCGGGAAGCGAAGAATCCGGTTTTGAGCCAGTGGGCGCCAGCGAATTCGCACAAGATGCCACCTTTGGATATTCCGCATCCAATCTATGCGACTGGGTCGAAGAAAAGACGCACGGTAAAACCCCGGCCGCGGAGGTTGCGCATCTGGATCTCACCACCATCCGCGACGGACGCGCGGCGGAACTACTCGGCGGCATCAGTGGCGGGCGGTACGTCGCTTGCGACGCTGTGACGGAAGAAGACCTTAGAGCAGTTGCGCTAGGGGTAATTGAGAGCGGAAAGAACTTTATCTACCGGGTTGGACCGCCTTTCGTGCGCGCCTTCATAGGCCAGGAGCTAGCCGCACCCCTCACCGCAGAGAACATACCAGTGGCTGCTGCGGACCGCGGAGGCTTGGTCGTTGTGGGTTCCCACGTTCCCACTACCACCCGCCAACTTGCTGCTTTGCTCAAAGAGCGTGAAGCCACCGTCATCGAGCTCGACGCCGCAACAGTGCTTAACCACGGCGAAGGGTACCTGGATGAACTCACCGAACGCGTCGATGAGGCGCTGAAGCATTCCACTGTGGTCTTCCACACCTCGCGCCAACTCATCAAGGGCAAGGATAAAGATGAATCCTTGGCCATCGCCCGGCGCGTGTCGGAGGCGTTGGTGAGCGTGGTCAATGGCGTGGTGCATAAGGCTCCGCCGGCGTTTGTAATTGCGAAGGGCGGTATCACTTCCTCGGACGTGGCATCGAAGGGCCTGGAGATGCGCAGGGCTACCGTTGTTGGCCCCATGCAGCCCGGCATTATCTCTCTTTGGGCCGCCCAAGACGGCCCCGCGCAGGGCACCCCGTACATCGTTTTTGCGGGCAATGTGGGCTCCGATTCGTCGTTGAGCTACGTGGTTGGGGTGTGTGAACAAGCAGCGGCAAACAATTACAGAAAGGAACTGGACAATGACTAA
- a CDS encoding FadR/GntR family transcriptional regulator: MSNTRVSQCVESLLEEICDGVFPAESSLPPEAELAAHLDVSRPTMREAVRSLSERGVLKVQHGRGTFVQPMSNWTDAGTIVKAVSRERSPREVGVYLTEVRTMIEVGSAGLAAQKATELDLERLTQAIKRYEEAHDADNAAEAARYDMEFHDLILQATGNPFAHAVLRSLGGPLEASRLGTSSIPEVRERALIHHRAILDALASRDPEAAQKAMLRHMKQTRGDVEKFLES, translated from the coding sequence GTGAGTAACACTCGAGTATCCCAATGCGTGGAATCCCTTCTTGAGGAAATCTGCGACGGAGTCTTCCCCGCCGAATCCTCCCTGCCCCCGGAGGCCGAATTAGCCGCACACCTTGACGTCTCCCGCCCCACCATGCGCGAGGCCGTGCGCTCGCTTTCGGAGCGCGGAGTTCTCAAGGTCCAACACGGACGGGGGACCTTTGTCCAGCCCATGTCCAACTGGACGGATGCCGGCACCATCGTCAAGGCCGTATCAAGGGAGCGTTCGCCGAGGGAAGTGGGCGTCTACCTCACCGAAGTTCGCACCATGATCGAGGTGGGATCCGCGGGCCTGGCGGCCCAGAAGGCCACCGAACTCGATTTGGAGCGTTTAACCCAAGCCATTAAGCGCTATGAAGAGGCCCACGACGCTGATAACGCAGCGGAGGCCGCACGCTATGACATGGAATTCCATGATCTAATCCTCCAGGCCACCGGGAACCCTTTTGCCCACGCGGTCCTCCGCTCCCTAGGCGGGCCGCTGGAGGCCAGCAGATTGGGCACCTCATCGATTCCAGAGGTCCGCGAGCGCGCCCTTATTCACCATAGGGCTATCCTCGACGCCCTAGCCTCCCGCGACCCCGAGGCGGCTCAAAAGGCCATGTTGAGGCACATGAAGCAAACCCGCGGTGACGTGGAGAAATTCCTCGAGAGCTAG
- a CDS encoding NAD-dependent succinate-semialdehyde dehydrogenase has protein sequence MNLTYRVQNPVNNEVIETFETATDKAIEATIAAAHEAFGNWRDRDISERARIMSKAADLFREKKEELGEIIALEMGKPLDESIGEVEFSAEIIDYYATHGPELARDEELNHASPGKAVIRKRPLGPLLGIMPWNYPYYQVARFAGPNLVLGNTIILKHAEICPRSSAAIAALFAEAGVPKGVYANVYASHDQVSTIIADRRIQGVSLTGSERAGAAVAAQAGKHLKKCVLELGGNDPYVVLDSTDVAQAAKDAWAVRIENTGQACNSNKRIIVMEDIYDQFVDELVKLAAPLKRGNPMEPSSDTYSPLSSRAAAERLYEQVSKAKEAGATVHVGGEIDDSTAYFSPAVITGIPRGSESYYEEFFGPTAVVYKVSSEQEAIELANDNLFGLGGSVHSEQEGRAERLALLIESGMTHANAASAETADLPFGGIKRSGYGRELGHLAMEEFCNKQLYYVAG, from the coding sequence AGGTCATTGAGACCTTCGAAACCGCTACTGATAAGGCCATTGAAGCGACGATTGCCGCCGCGCATGAGGCGTTCGGTAATTGGCGGGACCGCGATATTTCTGAGCGCGCTAGGATTATGAGCAAAGCCGCAGACCTCTTCCGCGAGAAGAAGGAAGAGCTGGGTGAGATAATCGCCCTGGAAATGGGCAAGCCGCTCGATGAATCCATCGGCGAGGTGGAGTTTTCCGCGGAGATTATCGATTACTACGCCACCCACGGGCCGGAATTGGCGAGGGATGAAGAACTCAACCACGCATCCCCGGGGAAGGCGGTCATCCGCAAGCGCCCGCTGGGGCCACTCCTTGGCATTATGCCGTGGAACTATCCGTATTATCAGGTGGCGCGATTCGCGGGCCCCAACCTGGTGTTGGGCAACACCATCATTTTGAAGCATGCAGAGATCTGCCCACGATCCTCGGCAGCCATCGCCGCACTGTTTGCGGAAGCCGGTGTGCCTAAGGGCGTATACGCCAATGTCTACGCCAGCCATGACCAGGTCAGCACCATCATTGCCGATAGGCGCATCCAGGGGGTCTCCCTCACGGGTTCCGAGCGGGCTGGCGCCGCCGTTGCGGCTCAGGCCGGCAAGCACCTGAAAAAATGTGTCTTGGAACTCGGCGGCAACGATCCTTATGTTGTTCTCGATTCCACCGATGTAGCTCAAGCCGCCAAGGACGCTTGGGCCGTGCGAATTGAAAACACCGGACAGGCGTGCAATTCCAACAAGCGCATAATTGTCATGGAGGATATCTACGACCAGTTCGTCGACGAGCTGGTGAAACTCGCCGCGCCGCTCAAGCGCGGCAATCCAATGGAGCCTTCTTCAGACACGTATTCGCCGCTGTCTTCGCGCGCGGCTGCGGAAAGGCTCTACGAGCAGGTATCAAAGGCTAAGGAAGCTGGAGCCACCGTGCATGTGGGCGGCGAAATTGACGATTCCACCGCTTACTTCTCCCCCGCAGTCATCACTGGCATCCCGCGCGGAAGCGAATCGTACTACGAGGAGTTCTTTGGTCCCACCGCCGTGGTCTACAAGGTCTCTAGCGAACAGGAAGCTATCGAGCTGGCCAATGACAACCTGTTCGGCCTGGGTGGGTCGGTCCACTCCGAGCAAGAAGGCCGCGCGGAACGCCTGGCCTTGTTGATTGAATCGGGCATGACGCACGCGAACGCGGCGTCGGCCGAGACGGCCGACCTGCCATTCGGCGGCATTAAACGTTCGGGATACGGTCGCGAATTAGGGCATCTTGCGATGGAGGAATTCTGCAATAAGCAGCTCTACTACGTGGCCGGTTAA